The following is a genomic window from Clostridium fungisolvens.
GGTACCACTCTCAAATTTGTCTGGCATAAAACTTGGTTGTTCCATTATATTTGAGTTACTTCCAGTGCCGCCTTCCTTAAAAGTATCAATTTTAACAGAATCTCCTATATAAAGTCCTCCAATTCCTTGTGGGCCATATAAACATTTATGGCCCGGAAATGCCATAATATCAATATTCATTTTTTTCACATCTATATTAAAAACGCCAGCTGTTTGCGCTGCATCTACAATAAATAAAAGATTATTTCCTTTTGCTATCTTTCCTATTTCCTCAATATTTTGAACAGTGCCCAATACATTTGAGCCATGATTTATTATCAATGCCTTAGAGTTTGTTTTTATATTTTTTTGTAATTCCTCTAAATTTATATATCCTTTTTTATCAACAGAAACAATTGAGACTTCAACTCCTATTTCTTTCAATTTTCTTAAAGGTCTATATACAGAATTATGCTCAATAGAAGTTGTTATTACATGATCCCCACTCTTTAATACCCCTTTGATCGCTATATTCAACCCTTCAGTAGTATTGCTTGTAAAAATAATATTCATAATATCATCTATATTGAATAGCTCACTTATCCTTTGTCTTGTATCAATTATTTTCATCTCACATTCCAGTGATAATTTATGTGACCCTCTTCCTGGGTTTGCACAATATCTTTTCATGCAATTTAAAACCGAATCATAAACAGCCTCCGGCTTCGGGAAAGATGTGGCGGCATTATCTATATAAACCATATTAACCTCCCTAATATTGCTTTAAATATCAAGTTCAGAGTAATAATAACGTCTTGTACTTTCGTTTAAAGTTTTTCTATATATCCCCTTAATATCAATTTTACTTTCTTTTATTTCATTTACTATGGCCTCTAAATCTTTCTCTTTAATCTCTATTGATCTAGCACAGCCTGCTGATATAGTACAAGGTGTTTGTATCATATACACATTGTATTTCTTATTTTTTAATATCTTATAGAGATTTACACTCTGACTCGCGGAAGAAAAAGCTATTATACATACATTTAAGTCTCTCATTTAATTCACCTGCTATAAAACAATTTAATATAATATATTCTACAAAAGTTAAAAATTGCACTGAAATCTAAAAATAAAGTATATAGTATTTTTTTCAGATTTTGTTCTTACTGTGTATATAAATGTACCACTTCGCCCCGAAATCTATTTTAAAAGACTCACGGCTTCTGGTGAGAGAATTTAAAAATATAAATTTCATCGCAAATTAGTACATCCATATTACATTAGTAACCAAAATACGACAAATATCATAATATATAATAGATTTGCATGAAAGGGAGGTTTTTAATTCATGGCTACACCTTTTTTAATTGAGACTCCAAGTAATTTTGCTACAATAACAGGTTCAACAAATATTACTATTCCTGTCCCTAACACTGGCGCAGGAACTCCAGTTACTATAGGAACTTTGACATTGCCTTTATCTTCTAGGAATGATGTAGTTTTTATTGAAGGTACAATTCCTTTAGTATTGTCTGTAACTTCTACTACTGCTGCTATAAACTTAGGATCTCTAGATGTAATTTTAGAAGTGTTTAGAAGCACTACTTCAACCGCTCCAATATTTAGATCCAGACAGACTATAGTTAGTGGATTAACTGTTGCTACAGGTACTTCAACAACAATATATGATGTTCTACCTTTCCAATTTGTAGATGATCCAATTCTTCCATTATGCGGAGCCGAAGCTGATTATGTGTTTAGAATGTATGTAGTTGTATCTGGACTTACTGGTAATGGTAGCGTTACAGTAACTGTTAACAGTACTACACAAGGATTATTCTACAATATAACTGCTGAAGAAAAATTAGTTGCAGGTGCATTAGGCGATCCTATAATACCTGAAACTATTACACCATAATTTTATAGGGACTGCCTCTTGGCAGCCCTTTTTTACTGTGAATAAAATATACAGTCTTTATGCCAGATAAATCAAGGTATTTAGATAACCTTACAATTTTTTAAAGGTATATAGTAAAAATATAGCCTAATAGCTAAAATTATATTGGACTTATCTCCTATATATTAGCTTTTTTAATTTTATATACAAATAGTGCCAACATATCCTGAAATATGTTGGCACTATTTATTCTATTTATTCTATAAAGTTGTTGGTGGGTCAAAATCTTCAAATGGGAATGGCAAGCTGTTAAAGAATTCACATGGATCTCCTGTAACAGGTTCACATTCTGGTATATCACAGTCTCCACTTGAACTAACTGTCATGTTAACTATTCTGTAAAGTTTAATAATTGTAAATAAACCTATAACAACATCAGCATGATATTCAATTGTTCCTGGAGCATTTTCATAAACTCCAATTACAGGTTGCTGTAATGGATTAGCAATAGCTTGAACAAGTGCGTATGGAAGGTTGCCATAGTTTACATTTACTGTTTGTGGGCTGTATAAAGTATTAGCTGTAGTAATTGTTTGTTCACTAGCTTCTCCACCGAATAGACACAAAGTCTTTGTGTAAGTTGTGAAAGCACAAATATTAGTAATTGCAGTTGGTGGTTCTCCTGTTACAGTAAGAGTAACTGGTATTGCAGTTCCAGTGGCATCAAGCAAATTGATTACATACGTAAAAGTATATACTATTGTTACGTCATAAAATCCTTCTTGTCCAAATGCGCTTGGGTTAACTGTAACTCTTATGTCAGATACTCTGAATGATCCTGGCACAATCCTAACTGTAGCTACTGAGCTATTGAAAGCAATTATCTCACCTGGAGTGATAGGTCCTCCAACTATTACACTACCATTGATACTTCCTGCTTCTCCTAATCTAGATGAACTTATTTCTATTGCTCCTGGAGGTGGTGTTAAAACTGTGCTATCAAATGGTCTCAAGCAATCTTGTTGTCTACATTTCCCGTATACTCTCTGAGCTATTATACATTCATCGCTTATTGGTGAAGGGCATGGAGCCATTCCTTTTACCTCGAAATTTTCTTGCATAACATATCCTCCTATTCCATTTTACGTTAGACACTTCAATAATATATTATGTTGCTAATATAAAAGTGTTCTTAATTACCTTGTGATATAGCACAATTTTGCTAATTTTTTTATATTTTCTTCAATTTGTTTAGATAATCAGTTAACCGTAAAAAGATTTTTGCAAATTATTAAATATTGTGAATAAATATGTCATCATTTAAGACTTTTTTATACAGTAAATTCCTACTGAATTAACCCTTGCATATAATTACTTAATCGTTCGGTATATAATATTCAATAGCACCACAATTTGCTATCCAAAATTCATAAAAATATGAAGTTTTTTATAAATTTAAAAAAATAAAGTCCACTACCAACTCTATTTTCTAGAATCGATAGTAAACTTTAAATAAGTTAGCTTATTAATCTAATTTTATGTGGCAATAACCGCCTGGGTTTTTCTTTAAATATTTTTGATGATATTCCTCTGCATCATAAAAACATTTTAGTGGCATTATTTCAGTCACAATAGGTTTATCATAATTTTCTTGCTGTTCTTGCTTACTTTGCTCAATCACTTTCAAATCATCTTTATCAATATAGTAAATTCCAGTTCTATATTGATGTCCTATATCATTTCCTTGCCTGTTAATTACTGTTGGTTCTACTATACTCCAATATTCATCTAGTAGCTGATTTAAAGATATGTTTTCTTCATCGTACTTTACATAACAAGCTTCTGCATGACCAGTAGTTCCTGTACATACTTGTTCATAAGTAGGATCATTTTTTTCTCCATTTGCATATCCAACTTTAGTTTCTTTCACACCATCTTTTCTAGACATGAATTCTTCTACGCCCCAAAAGCATCCACCTGCAAACACTATTTCTTTCATATATATAACCTCCTTATTCCTATATTTTATATAGGATTTTCTGCACAATTCTAATTTATACCCAATTCACTAAATTACAAAAACAACTTGTAGTTAATATTAGTTAATTATAATTATATTTTATCAAAATATACCTATAATACAATATTTTAATTATTTATTTATATTTTTTCGACTTTTTTCTATTTCAAATTACACTTTTCTTGCATATATGTATAAGAGAGAAATAATTACTTAAAGACTATTTCTTTACTAAGGAGGTTTTTTTATGCTACATCATAGATTAGGCTGGATTCCTGACTACAATGACATAAATGATTATACAGAGGATACCCCTGAAGTCAAAGCTATTTTAAACAACATTTATTCATCAAGTAAAAAAACTGAAGACAATCTCCCAAGTTTTATAGACCTCAGAAAATGGTGTTCACCAATAAAAAATCAAGAACTACTCAATTCTTCCACTGCTGAAGCATTAGTAAGTCTAATTGAATATTTTGAAAATAGGTTGTTCGGAAAAAACTCTGATGGTTCATCACTTTTTGTTTATAAAAATTCTAGGTCCCTTTTGGGGAACATTGGAGATACTGGTGTATCATTTCGATGCGCACTAAACTCCTTAATCCAATTTGGTATGCCTCCTGAAAGATATTATTCCATAAGCTCTGCTCAAATTGATGAAGAACCAAAGGCCTTTTGTTATGGTTTTAGAGATAAATATAAAGATTTGATTTTTTTCAAACTGGATATAAATAAGGATTCAGAGAATCTTCTCAAAAGGGTTAAAGAACTATTATATTTACAGCTTCCATGTATCTTTGGTTTTTCCGTATACGACTGCATAGACTTCGCCGAAAAATCAGGAGAGATATTATTTCCAACTATCCATAATCAACTAATTGGTGGACATTCAGTTATGGCTGTAGGTTATGATGATAAATACTGTGCAATTAATAAGTTAACTGGACATTCTAGCTCAGGAGCTTTAATAATAAGAAATTCCTGGGGCGAAAACTGGGGTGAAGATGGTTATGGTTATCTTCCTTACGAATATATATTAAAAGGATTAGCCAGTGATTTTTGGTATGTTCTAAACAAGGACTGGCTTTTTAAATAAACTTATATAACCTTATTATAGAAAAACTATGTTGTACTTGTTCGAAAATCATGTTATTTACTGATTTTCGAACATTTATAAATTCTAGGTTTGAAAAATATGAATTGGTATATGTAAATTTAAGCTTAAGTTTTGAATAATAACTTTTTCAAGAAGCCTACTTTTATTTTAATTTATACCATCCAATTTCTGTAACACATATCTATTCTCTCCAATATATTAAAATTAAGTCACAAAGGAGGGATAACATGAATTTACTTGCAATAATACTATTTGTTTTTACAAGTAGTATCGATAACTTTACTGTAGCTCTCGCCTATGGAGTAAAGAATATAAAGATAAGTTTTTTTAGTAATTTAGTCATAAGCGTAGTTTCTTCCTTAGGTACATTTATATCGATGTCTCTAGGTTTAGCTCTTGCAAATCTACTTGCTCCCCATACAGCCAATATTATCGGTAGTACTATTTTATTGCTAATTGGATTATGGTTTTTATATGATTATTATAGATCCATTAAAAACATAAAATCAATGAACCAATCAGATTCTAGTAGTAAAAGAAGTTGCATGAATCTACTGGATAATCCTGAAGTAGCTGATTTTGATCACTCTGGTACAATAGATTTAAAGGAATCCTTTTCGCTATCTGTAGCATTAGCAATTAATAATGTAGGACTTGGCATTGGTGGAAGCATAGCAGGTTTAGATATTATTAGAACCACCTTATTTACCTTTATCTTTAGTATAATTGTTATTCCAATTGGTATGTTTTTAGGTAACAAGTTCCTAGCAAAAAAATTAGGTAGTACAGCTCCATTAATTTCAGCATTAATATTAATAGCTTTAGGATTATTTGAACTTGTATTAAATTGAGAAGATAAAACCCACAAGTTTTTAACAGATAATAATATACTCCCAAATAATAAAACACCAATTTAAAACTTTTTTAAATTGATGTTTTATTATTCATTAAATTATAAATGAACCACTTCATAATTAAATTTATATTTTTAAATTCTCCTCTCAGAACCCAGAGGAGTTTTGAAAATAGATTTCGGATTGAAGTGTTTCATCTTTATTTATTATCAGCAGGGAACTTGACACCTGTTTGACTTCTTATCTCGTCTACTACCTTCATCACATTTAGAGAATGTTCGTGTGAATTAACCTTTGATTCGAATTTTCCTTCATTTATGAGGTTAATAAATTCCTCTGCCTCATAAAACATATTATCTTCTATCTGAGGTACAGTCAAAACTTCTCTTTCACCATTCCTATAAACTATTTCAATATTT
Proteins encoded in this region:
- a CDS encoding aminotransferase class V-fold PLP-dependent enzyme; this translates as MVYIDNAATSFPKPEAVYDSVLNCMKRYCANPGRGSHKLSLECEMKIIDTRQRISELFNIDDIMNIIFTSNTTEGLNIAIKGVLKSGDHVITTSIEHNSVYRPLRKLKEIGVEVSIVSVDKKGYINLEELQKNIKTNSKALIINHGSNVLGTVQNIEEIGKIAKGNNLLFIVDAAQTAGVFNIDVKKMNIDIMAFPGHKCLYGPQGIGGLYIGDSVKIDTFKEGGTGSNSNIMEQPSFMPDKFESGTLNTPGIVGLGAGIDFISKVGLNEIRKHDQDLALYLTSELQKLPYILMYGEDECEKKCPVVSFNVDGYDSSEVGAFLNNKDIYLRTGYHCAPIIHNIIGTKNLGTVRASFGYFNTMEDVEKLLSAVKDLYGLKNI
- a CDS encoding DUF3343 domain-containing protein; translated protein: MRDLNVCIIAFSSASQSVNLYKILKNKKYNVYMIQTPCTISAGCARSIEIKEKDLEAIVNEIKESKIDIKGIYRKTLNESTRRYYYSELDI
- the msrA gene encoding peptide-methionine (S)-S-oxide reductase MsrA; translation: MKEIVFAGGCFWGVEEFMSRKDGVKETKVGYANGEKNDPTYEQVCTGTTGHAEACYVKYDEENISLNQLLDEYWSIVEPTVINRQGNDIGHQYRTGIYYIDKDDLKVIEQSKQEQQENYDKPIVTEIMPLKCFYDAEEYHQKYLKKNPGGYCHIKLD
- a CDS encoding C1 family peptidase, which gives rise to MLHHRLGWIPDYNDINDYTEDTPEVKAILNNIYSSSKKTEDNLPSFIDLRKWCSPIKNQELLNSSTAEALVSLIEYFENRLFGKNSDGSSLFVYKNSRSLLGNIGDTGVSFRCALNSLIQFGMPPERYYSISSAQIDEEPKAFCYGFRDKYKDLIFFKLDINKDSENLLKRVKELLYLQLPCIFGFSVYDCIDFAEKSGEILFPTIHNQLIGGHSVMAVGYDDKYCAINKLTGHSSSGALIIRNSWGENWGEDGYGYLPYEYILKGLASDFWYVLNKDWLFK
- the ytaF gene encoding sporulation membrane protein YtaF yields the protein MKSQRRDNMNLLAIILFVFTSSIDNFTVALAYGVKNIKISFFSNLVISVVSSLGTFISMSLGLALANLLAPHTANIIGSTILLLIGLWFLYDYYRSIKNIKSMNQSDSSSKRSCMNLLDNPEVADFDHSGTIDLKESFSLSVALAINNVGLGIGGSIAGLDIIRTTLFTFIFSIIVIPIGMFLGNKFLAKKLGSTAPLISALILIALGLFELVLN